The following are encoded together in the Tribolium castaneum strain GA2 chromosome 3, icTriCast1.1, whole genome shotgun sequence genome:
- the LOC107398155 gene encoding carboxypeptidase N subunit 2-like translates to MTGYYFLSLTLLATCCSFVLCDFYKNVPLTKSRPFSDEQIKNQLDHVHLTYKNIPVITPETFHRLSPVKKLEVEFCNVKSIDEDSFRALENLQKLSLKHNLLTEIPNGTFSATNIEELDLSDNQIEKIESGAFGYMPNLRSIKLKNNKIQMYHNSWFELAPNLCFLNLENNLMTALPTRILGSRQAWTCNVDVIFSHNSLEEIDEEAFLNYKLNKLYLDHNKIRVLPKNVFSNAVQISHLKLNNNRLDCTLPEMSTVEKYDVNDNSCLFDLQGEKLETSTPEASTTERVLRYYHQYQHQRDFLPPPFHPSMGRNRYNSFLRIG, encoded by the coding sequence ATGACTGGTTACTATTTTCTCTCTCTAACTTTACTAGCAACATGTTGCAGTTTTGTGCTGTgtgatttttacaaaaacgtgCCTTTGACGAAATCCCGGCCGTTCAGTGACGAACAAATTAAGAATCAACTGGACCACGTCCATCTCACCTACAAGAACATTCCAGTGATTACACCTGAAACCTTCCATAGACTTTCCCCAGTCAAGAAATTAGAAGTCGAGTTTTGCAATGTTAAATCAATTGACGAAGATTCTTTCCGGGCTTTGGAAAACTTACAAAAACTCAGTCTGAAGCACAATTTACTTACCGAAATCCCCAATGGTACTTTTTCCGCAACCAACATCGAAGAACTGGATCTGAGTGACAACCAAATTGAGAAGATAGAAAGTGGGGCCTTTGGCTACATGCCCAATCTGAGAAGCATCAAGTTGAAGAACAACAAGATCCAAATGTATCACAATTCGTGGTTTGAGTTAGCTCCAAACTTGTGTTTTCTCAActtggaaaataatttaatgacCGCTCTACCGACCAGAATTTTGGGCTCAAGACAAGCGTGGACGTGCAATGTTGACGTTATTTTCAGCCACAATAGTCTGGAGGAAATAGATGAGGAAGCTTTTCTTAATTACAAGTTGAACAAATTGTATCTGGACCATAACAAAATCAgggttttgccaaaaaatgtttttagcaATGCCGTTCAAATTTCGCACTTGAAACTCAATAACAATCGGCTTGACTGTACTTTACCCGAAATGAGTACCGTGGAAAAATACGATGTTAATGATAATTCGTGTTTGTTTGATTTGCAAGGCGAAAAGTTGGAAACTTCTACTCCAGAAGCTAGTACTACGGAAAGGGTTCTGCGGTACTACCACCAGTACCAACACCAGAGAGATTTTCTTCCACCACCTTTCCACCCCTCTATGGGTAGGAACAGGTACAACTCGTTTCTACGTATTGGATAA
- the LOC103313539 gene encoding uncharacterized protein LOC103313539, producing MKGEIINCPTHKDIYFLETNTKSENTNLANLFASPAGREMFKYKPRPKLKQKLNPALEFFIQSKSANSSGQDTSHKSTTSVDNKCSTSASSPASEGCRSRRSSIDLYEEAASILGLTCSQTDDCKCIECQCHYFDFEEDIDYPSSECVVDHSSSCTIQ from the exons ATGAAAGGGGAAATAATAAACTGCCCCACGCACAAGGATATTTACTTTTTGGAGACCAACACGAAATCCGAG aataCCAATCTGGCGAATTTATTCGCATCGCCCGCAGGAAGAGAAATGTTCAAGTACAAACCAAGACCCAAACTTAAACAGAAACTTAATCCCGCATTAGAG ttttttattcagaGTAAGTCTGCGAATTCGTCAGGACAAGATACGAGTCATAAGTCGACAACATCGGTTGATAATAAATGTTCAACGTCTGCTTCTTCGCCAGCTTCCGAAGGCTGCAGGAGCAGGAGGAGTAGTATAGATCTATACGAAGAGGCCGCTTCGATATTAGGCCTCACTTGCTCACAGACTGATGACTGCAAATGTATAGAATGCCAg TGCCATTACTTCGACTTCGAGGAGGATATCGATTATCCAAGCAGCGAATGTGTCGTCGATCACAGTTCGTCTTGTACCATTCAATAA
- the LOC103313501 gene encoding uncharacterized protein LOC103313501, translating to MSKSNSSTRSNSMETSAECDSEVCSPQRDVPAILEAAEGQEVVPSSPPPSYEHVLEETRLKAQADASSPVNPAKGPEIMHKSSKELYRAVAKQFGITCKMSDQCRCFDCQSHYFDCEYEQNEQEKTDGGLGAGTPMFISEVMHGTACTIL from the exons ATGTCAAAGTCGAATTCTTCCACCAGAAGCAATTCGATGGAGACTTCTGCAGAATGCGACAGCGAGGTGTGCAGTCCCCAGAGGGACGTCCCCGCCATTCTGGAGGCGGCGGAGGGGCAGGAGGTGGTGCCGTCCAGCCCGCCGCCGTCCTACGAACACGTTCTCGAAGAG ACAAGACTCAAGGCCCAAGCGGACGCCTCATCTCCAGTCAATCCGGCCAAAGGCCCGGAAATAATGCACAAATCGAGCAAGGAACTGTATCGTGCTGTGGCCAAGCAGTTCGGGATAACGTGTAAGATGTCGGATCAGTGTCGTTGTTTCGACTGCCAAAGCCATTATTTCGACTGCGAGTACGAACAGAACGAGCAGGAAAAGACAGACGGGGGCCTTGGAGCTGGAACACCAATGTTCATATCGGAAGTAATGCACGGCACTGCCTGCACCATACTCTAA
- the LOC661512 gene encoding UBX domain-containing protein 4: protein MNWFKGEIAQAIVTSKAKQAIFVVYVYGKDDKSAQITELIDKEEIVKILGSDSFVAIKIEADSVPYQQFSQIYKQVPTPSVYFIGKQGVPIEIVTEVNDVKTFQEKLNSILQKGGLSPIASQSQDFITKEQAQNVVCENDVCTMKKDETPSTSQQAVAGKEDLTVEEKVERAKQLVELKREEKRKEEFEKEREKELERRKMGQNVQQLKRWQEDQELKQVLEEREREKRESQAARERVLAQIAQDKAERAAKFSPTATVQPQAHSSQSQSSPRPVNTNTARLQFRMPDGSTATNDFSSSDTLASVHAHIKANLHLPFSNYTLSTTFPRREFTEAENSQTLLQLGLVPTAVILILPVNRGVVATNTEGGFTGFLWTLITPILTLLGYLKTFVFGSAPAPSTSNDNKRAAEASSSDHRGQPKVRRGGETTVIRRQGNIHRLSNKNDSDDENNTWNGNSTQQM, encoded by the exons ATGAACTGGTTTAAAGGTGAAATCGCCCAAGCAATCGTCACTTCGAAAGCCAAACAGGCAATATTCGTAGTTTACGTTTACG GCAAAGACGATAAGTCAGCGCAAATAACCGAATTAATCGACAAGGAGGAAATCGTTAAAATATTAGGAAGCGATAGCTTTGTGGCAATCAAGATCGAAGCCGACTCTGTACCTTATCAGCAGTTTAGTCAAATTT ATAAGCAAGTTCCAACCCCttcggtttattttattgGGAAGCAAGGAGTGCCTATTGAGATTGTGACTGAAGTAAATGATGTTAAAACTTTTCAAGAAAAACTCAACTCGATTCTGCAAAAAGGCGGACTTTCTCCGATTGCTTCACAATCACAAGATTTTATCACCAAAGAACAGGCGCAAAATGTTGTGTGCGAAAACGACGTTTGCACCATGAAAAAAGACGAAACGCCTTCAACCAGTCAGCAAGCTGTGGCAGGAAAAGAGGATTTAACAGTTGAAGAAAAGGTTGAAAGGGCCAAGCAGTTGGTTGAACTGAAGCGAGAAGAGAAAAGAAAGGAGGAGTTTGAG AAAGAGCGCGAGAAGGAGCTTGAGCGTCGTAAAATGGGCCAAAACGTGCAACAGTTGAAACGTTGGCAGGAGGACCAAGAGCTGAAGCAAGTCCTTGAAGAACGTGAAAGAGAAAAGCGCGAAAGTCAGGCGGCTCGTGAACGAGTCTTGGCTCAAATCGCTCAAGACAAGGCTGAAAGAGCGGCAAAATTCTCTCCAACAGCCACAGTTCAACCACAAGCTCACTCATCGCAATCGCAGTCATCTCCAAGACCTGTCAACACAAACACAGCCAGATTGCAATTCCGAATGCCAGATGGCAGCACGGCAACGAACGATTTTTCGAGCAGTGACACGCTAGCAAGTGTCCATGCTCACATTAAAGCTAATTTGCATCTACCGTTTAGCAATTACACACTTTCCACAACTTTCCCTCGAAGAGAATTTACTGAAGCTGAGAATAGTCAAACGTTGTTGCAACTGGGGCTTGTTCCAACTGCTGTTATTTTGATCTTGCCGGTTAATAGGGGAGTCGTTGCTACTAACACAGAAGGAGGGTTTACAGGATTTTTGTGGACTTTGATTACCCCGATTTTGACTCTTTTGGGTTATTTGAAGACTTTTGTGTTTGGATCGGCTCCTGCGCCATCTACTAGCAACGATAATAAGCGAGCCGCTGAAGCGTCATCTAGTGATCACAG GGGGCAACCAAAAGTTCGAAGGGGTGGCGAAACAACAGTGATTAGAAGGCAGGGGAATATTCATCGTTTGTCCAATAAAAACGATAGTGATGATGAGAATAATACCTGGAACGGTAATTCTACCCAGCAGATGTAA